One segment of Candidatus Margulisiibacteriota bacterium DNA contains the following:
- a CDS encoding 50S ribosomal protein L25 yields the protein MEQVELKTLPREQFGKELTRKIRNNGMVPVVLYGKGIETKSYMVKENELIKCLNTESGTHVIFNLLIDEKKNTAIIHEIDRHPLSRKLRHVDFLHIDMSKELETDIDVRLVGVAPGVKQGGELLQRVKKVTIKCLPDYLPKHFEVDISDLNLGGSMRISDIVMPNIKIVRPPAETVVATVDKPKGMETDAEVAAAAAAAGAAAAASSAASEKK from the coding sequence ATGGAGCAGGTAGAATTAAAAACATTGCCACGTGAGCAATTCGGAAAAGAGTTAACAAGGAAAATTCGCAACAATGGCATGGTGCCTGTTGTTTTGTATGGTAAAGGAATAGAGACCAAAAGCTATATGGTTAAAGAGAATGAACTGATAAAGTGCTTAAATACTGAATCAGGTACACACGTTATTTTTAATCTTCTTATCGATGAGAAAAAGAATACCGCTATCATCCACGAAATTGACAGGCATCCGTTATCAAGAAAACTTCGACATGTAGATTTCTTGCATATTGATATGTCAAAAGAACTCGAAACTGATATCGATGTTCGTCTGGTTGGTGTAGCGCCAGGTGTTAAACAAGGTGGAGAGCTTCTCCAGAGAGTTAAGAAAGTAACCATTAAATGTCTTCCTGATTATTTGCCGAAGCATTTTGAAGTAGATATCTCCGATCTTAATCTTGGTGGAAGTATGCGTATCAGCGATATTGTTATGCCAAATATTAAGATTGTTCGTCCACCAGCTGAAACTGTTGTTGCAACAGTTGACAAGCCAAAGGGTATGGAAACCGATGCTGAAGTAGCAGCAGCAGCGGCAGCAGCCGGGGCGGCAGCAGCAGCATCTTCTGCAGCTTCTGAAAAGAAATAA